The sequence below is a genomic window from Halolamina litorea.
TCCTCCCTCCCGCGGGCGCCGATGACCGGCTCGTTGTCTCCGACGGCACGTCGATACACCGCCTCGACCAAGCGACGGGCGAACTCGGCTGGCGCGTCGACTACGAGACTGTCGGCCGGCCGATCGTCGTCGGCGACGCGGCGGTCGTCGATACCGAGTCCGGCGTCGTCGCCCACGAACTCGGAGACGGGAGCGAGCGCTGGCGACTCGAGGACGTGTCGCTACTCGCGCCGCTCGGGAACGGCGTGTTGGTTCGACGGGAGGACGAACTGGTCGCGTGTACGGCCTGCGAAAACTGAGGGAGCGCCGACGGGCTACTCGTCGCCGAGCAGGTCCGCGACCAGCGCCTCGGGGTCGAACGCCTGAATGTCGCCGTAGCCCTGGCCGGTGCCGAGGAACAGCACCGGCTTGCCCGTGACGTGGGCGATCGAGATGGCCGCGCCGCCCGAGGAGTCGGCGTCGGCCTTCGTCAGCACCGTGCCGTCGATCTCGGCGGCCTTGTTGAACTCCTTGGCGCGCTCGACGGCGTCCTGTCCGGCGACGGCCTCGTCGACGAACAGCGTCATCTCGGGGTCGACCACGCGGTGGATCTTCTCCAACTGCGTCATCAGGTCGTTCGAGGTGTGGAGTCGCCCGGCGGTGTCGCCGAGCACCACGTCGACGCCGTTGGCCTCGGCGTACTCCACGCCGTCGTAGATGACCGCCGCGGGGTCGCCGCCCTGCTCGTGGGCGATGACCTTGCGACCGACGTTCTCGGCGTGCTTGCTGATCTGCTCGCTCGCGCCGGCGCGGTAGGTGTCGCCGTTGGCGAGGACGGAACTGTAGCCACGCTCGCCGAGCCACTCGCTCATCTTGGCAATCGAGGTGGTCTTGCCGACGCCGTTGACGCCGGTGAACACGATGGTCACCGGCTTCTCGGCCTCGGCGATCCGCTGCTCGAAGTCGAACTGGCCGACCGAGATGACCTCGACCAGCGCGTCGTGGAGCGCGTCCTCGACCAACTCCGCGGTCGTGTCGACCTGTTTGCGGCTCTCGCCGATCAGCTTCTCGCGGACGCTGTCGAGGATCTCCTCGGCGACGCTCATCTCCACGTCGCTCTCCAACAGCGCCATCTCCAGCGACCAGAGCGGCTCTTCGAGGTCCTCCTCCTCGATGATCACGCGCCCGGTCGCGAAAGCGGCGGCCTGCCGGAGCCGACCGGGGCCGCCGTCGTCGTCCTCGTCGCTCGGCTCACGATCCGGCGCCGCGGCGGGCGTCGAGGGTTCGTCGTCGGCCGCCTCGGCCGTCGACGACGTGTCGGTCTCCGCTTCCGCTTCTGCTTCCGCCGCTTCGGCTTCGGCTTCAGCGGCCGCTTCGGCCTCCTTCTCCTCGACTTCCTCCTCGACGTCCTTGCGGAACGAGCCGAGTTTCTCCTTCAGTCCGTCGAACATGGGTCCTTACTCGCCGCCTTCGTCGCCCATCTGCTGCATCTGCTGCATCTGCTGTTGCTGCATCTGCTGTTGCATCTGCTGGGCGCGCTGTTCGATCTCCGCGCTCTCCTCTTCGAGGTCCGAGATGTCCGAGCGGACCTCGTCGATGCGGTCGTCGAGCGACTCCTTCTTGGACTCGAGTGCCTCGATGGCGTCGTCACCCTCCTGCTCGGCCGCGTAGCCGCCGCCGAGGCCGACGATGACCTCGTCGATGTCCTGCACTTCCGCGCGGACGTAGGCGCCGCCCCCGAGGGGGACCTGCACCGTCGAACCGCTTTCGAGCGTGCCGATCGCCTCGATGGCGTCGTCGACGCCCG
It includes:
- the ftsY gene encoding signal recognition particle-docking protein FtsY, which produces MFDGLKEKLGSFRKDVEEEVEEKEAEAAAEAEAEAAEAEAEAETDTSSTAEAADDEPSTPAAAPDREPSDEDDDGGPGRLRQAAAFATGRVIIEEEDLEEPLWSLEMALLESDVEMSVAEEILDSVREKLIGESRKQVDTTAELVEDALHDALVEVISVGQFDFEQRIAEAEKPVTIVFTGVNGVGKTTSIAKMSEWLGERGYSSVLANGDTYRAGASEQISKHAENVGRKVIAHEQGGDPAAVIYDGVEYAEANGVDVVLGDTAGRLHTSNDLMTQLEKIHRVVDPEMTLFVDEAVAGQDAVERAKEFNKAAEIDGTVLTKADADSSGGAAISIAHVTGKPVLFLGTGQGYGDIQAFDPEALVADLLGDE
- the pfdA gene encoding prefoldin subunit alpha, encoding MGGGQQQLQQLSQELEEIDAEIEEKEAEITEFQDEKAGVDDAIEAIGTLESGSTVQVPLGGGAYVRAEVQDIDEVIVGLGGGYAAEQEGDDAIEALESKKESLDDRIDEVRSDISDLEEESAEIEQRAQQMQQQMQQQQMQQMQQMGDEGGE